A stretch of Carnobacteriaceae bacterium zg-C25 DNA encodes these proteins:
- a CDS encoding type I restriction-modification system subunit M, which translates to MTSLTQGNNETSQRAELHRKIWAIADSVRGAVDGWDFKQYILGILFYRFISENITEFFNSAEREAGDLEFDYAELSDEEAERDFRPNTVEDKGFFILPSQLFKNVVKTAKNNENLNTDLANIFKAIEGSAVGFASEDDIKGLFEDVDTTSNRLGGTVAEKNKRLADILTGIAEINFGNFQDNDIDAFGDAYEYLISNYASNAGKSGGEFFTPQTVSKLLARLVMEGKTSINKVYDPTCGSGSLLLQMKKQFDEHIIDEGFFGQEINMTNFNLARMNMFLHNVNYNNFSIKRGDTLINPLHRDEKPFDAIVSNPPYSIKWVGDADPTLINDERFAPAGKLAPKSYADYAFIMHSLAYLSSKGRAAIVCFPGIFYRKGAEKTIRQYLVDNNFIDCIIQLPENLFFGTSIATCILVIAKNKTENKILFIDASKEFKKETNNNILEEKNINIIVDEFKNRSGKEYFSRYVDRTEIEENDYNLSVSTYVEKEDAREIIDIKVLNKELEETVKKIDKLRASINEIVKELEDE; encoded by the coding sequence ATGACAAGTTTAACGCAGGGTAACAATGAAACATCACAAAGAGCAGAGTTGCATAGAAAAATTTGGGCTATTGCTGATAGTGTTCGTGGAGCAGTAGATGGATGGGATTTTAAACAATATATTTTAGGGATTTTGTTCTATAGATTTATTTCTGAAAATATTACTGAATTTTTTAATTCTGCTGAGCGCGAGGCTGGTGACTTAGAATTTGATTATGCTGAACTCTCTGATGAAGAAGCAGAGCGAGATTTTAGACCGAATACTGTTGAAGATAAGGGCTTTTTTATATTGCCAAGCCAGTTGTTTAAAAATGTTGTTAAAACAGCTAAAAACAATGAAAACTTAAATACGGATTTAGCAAATATATTTAAAGCTATTGAAGGAAGTGCTGTAGGATTTGCATCAGAAGATGATATCAAAGGTTTGTTTGAAGATGTGGATACAACCAGTAACCGTTTAGGTGGAACTGTAGCAGAAAAAAACAAAAGATTGGCAGATATATTAACAGGAATAGCTGAAATTAATTTTGGAAATTTTCAAGATAATGATATAGACGCTTTTGGCGATGCCTACGAGTATTTGATTTCAAATTATGCAAGTAATGCGGGAAAATCTGGTGGAGAGTTTTTTACACCACAAACAGTGTCAAAGCTTCTAGCACGACTTGTTATGGAAGGGAAAACAAGTATTAACAAGGTATATGATCCAACATGTGGTAGTGGAAGTTTACTTTTGCAGATGAAAAAACAATTTGATGAACATATCATTGATGAAGGCTTTTTTGGTCAAGAAATTAATATGACCAACTTTAACTTGGCCCGTATGAATATGTTCCTGCACAATGTAAATTATAATAATTTTTCAATTAAAAGAGGAGATACTCTAATTAATCCTCTACATAGAGATGAAAAACCTTTTGATGCGATTGTTTCAAACCCTCCTTATTCAATTAAATGGGTGGGAGATGCCGATCCAACTTTGATCAACGATGAAAGATTTGCGCCGGCAGGTAAATTAGCACCAAAATCTTATGCTGACTATGCTTTTATTATGCACTCCTTAGCTTATCTTTCGAGTAAAGGTAGAGCGGCTATTGTGTGTTTTCCGGGTATTTTTTATAGAAAAGGTGCCGAGAAAACAATCAGACAATATCTTGTAGATAATAATTTTATTGACTGTATTATTCAGCTTCCAGAAAATTTGTTCTTTGGAACATCAATAGCTACCTGCATTTTAGTTATAGCAAAGAACAAGACAGAAAATAAAATACTATTTATCGATGCAAGCAAAGAATTTAAAAAAGAAACAAATAACAATATTTTAGAAGAAAAAAATATTAATATAATAGTTGATGAGTTCAAAAATAGAAGTGGTAAAGAATATTTTTCTAGATATGTAGATAGAACTGAAATAGAAGAAAACGACTATAACTTATCTGTTTCAACTTATGTGGAAAAAGAAGATGCAAGAGAAATAATTGACATCAAAGTTTTGAATAAGGAACTTGAAGAAACTGTCAAAAAAATAGATAAGCTTAGAGCTTCCATCAACGAAATAGTAAAGGAGCTTGAAGATGAGTAA
- a CDS encoding virulence RhuM family protein gives MHGEVVIYTSGDGNTKIDVNFIDDTVWLSQQQMAELFKTSRTNIVEHIGNIYDEGELDKESTCRDFRQVRKEGNRNVSRNMPFYNLDMIISLGYRVKSKIATDFRKWATERLKEYIIKGFTMDDERLKNLGGGAYWKELLDRIRDIRSSEKVMYRQVLDLYATSIDYDPKSRESIAFFKMVQNKLHYAVHGQTAAEVIYKRANSEKEFMGLTTFTGDYPTKKDIGVAKNYLTEDELKILNRLIAGYFEIAEMQALKHKPMYMSDYVKTLDNILTSTGEDVLKDAGKISHKQAMEKAISEYRKYQAENLSPVEKDYLAEIKNIEKVAKKGGKANE, from the coding sequence ATTCATGGAGAGGTAGTCATCTATACTTCCGGTGATGGGAATACTAAGATAGATGTTAATTTTATTGACGATACAGTATGGTTATCACAACAGCAGATGGCGGAGTTATTCAAAACATCAAGGACAAATATTGTAGAACATATAGGAAATATTTATGATGAGGGTGAACTGGATAAAGAATCAACCTGTCGGGATTTCCGACAGGTTCGAAAAGAAGGTAATCGTAACGTTTCAAGAAATATGCCTTTCTATAATCTGGATATGATAATTTCCCTTGGCTATAGGGTAAAATCAAAAATCGCTACTGATTTCAGAAAATGGGCGACCGAAAGGCTGAAAGAGTATATTATCAAAGGCTTTACAATGGATGATGAACGCCTAAAAAATTTGGGCGGTGGAGCATACTGGAAAGAACTTTTAGATAGAATTCGTGACATTCGTTCATCAGAAAAAGTTATGTACAGACAGGTTTTAGATTTATATGCAACAAGTATAGATTATGACCCTAAAAGTAGGGAATCCATAGCATTTTTCAAAATGGTACAAAATAAACTACATTATGCAGTTCACGGACAAACAGCGGCAGAAGTAATTTATAAAAGAGCCAATAGTGAAAAAGAATTTATGGGGCTTACTACTTTTACCGGAGATTATCCAACAAAGAAAGATATCGGAGTTGCAAAAAACTATCTTACAGAAGATGAGTTAAAGATACTAAACAGACTTATAGCGGGTTACTTTGAAATCGCAGAAATGCAAGCTCTGAAACATAAACCTATGTACATGAGTGATTATGTAAAAACCTTGGATAATATTCTGACATCTACAGGGGAAGATGTATTAAAAGATGCAGGTAAAATTAGTCATAAACAAGCAATGGAAAAGGCTATTTCTGAATATAGAAAATATCAAGCTGAAAATCTTTCTCCTGTTGAAAAAGACTATCTTGCAGAAATTAAAAACATAGAAAAAGTTGCTAAAAAAGGTGGAAAAGCAAATGAGTAA
- a CDS encoding restriction endonuclease subunit S — translation MSKIDELLKNEKVEWKRLGEISVVTGAGVDKKINEDENKIVLLNYMDVYKNIYLNKQIPQMIVTASDVKIKSCNVKYGDIFITPSSETVEDIFRSAVAIEDMQDVVYSYHIMRIRLIEPNFITSCYLNYLFFSENFRKKVYKKVFGNTRKTISKSCIEELEIPIPSLETQEKIVKILDKFTNYVTELQAELQAELQARTKQYEYYRDMLLSEEYLNKLSNNPEILGGGYRVKLTTLGEIIKIKNGKDWKALGNGNIPVYGSGGKMNVFVDKYSYNKPTVLIPRKGSIDNVFYVEEPFWNVDTIFYTEIDDKKIVPKYLYYFIENYDIAKLSTDSTRPSLTQSILNKVKIDLPPIEIQNKVVEILDKFQSLLSDTKGLLPKEIDQRQKQYEYYREKLLTFDIVDGTISRQTDRQTDRQTDRQTDRQTDRQTDRQTDRQTDRQIISSDYLVILKEAADIVEVKLFDVEWRRLENLLDYEQPTKYIVKTTNYNDNYKIPVLTAGQTFILGFTDENEGIYTADEENPVIIFDDFTAGNHWVDFNFKVKSSAMKILKSKENINFRYCYYYMQMITIDTTEHKRLWISKYSQILVPLPPLPVQEYIVSILDKFDALINDLSSSIPKEIELRQKQYEYYRAKLLDFKKVNR, via the coding sequence ATGAGTAAGATAGATGAATTATTGAAAAATGAAAAGGTTGAGTGGAAAAGATTAGGGGAAATTTCTGTTGTTACAGGAGCAGGAGTAGACAAAAAAATAAATGAAGATGAAAATAAAATTGTGCTATTAAATTATATGGATGTATATAAAAATATTTATTTGAATAAACAAATTCCCCAAATGATTGTAACAGCTTCAGATGTGAAAATAAAATCATGTAATGTAAAGTATGGGGATATATTTATTACTCCAAGTTCAGAAACTGTAGAAGATATATTCAGATCTGCAGTTGCTATAGAGGATATGCAAGACGTCGTATATTCTTATCATATAATGCGAATAAGATTGATAGAACCTAATTTTATAACATCATGTTATTTGAATTATTTATTTTTTAGCGAAAATTTTAGAAAGAAAGTATATAAAAAAGTTTTTGGTAATACCAGAAAAACTATATCTAAAAGTTGTATTGAAGAATTGGAAATTCCAATCCCATCTCTCGAAACCCAAGAAAAAATTGTAAAAATTCTTGATAAATTCACAAATTATGTTACTGAATTACAGGCTGAACTACAGGCTGAATTACAGGCTAGAACTAAACAATATGAGTACTATAGAGATATGCTACTTAGTGAAGAATATTTGAATAAATTGTCAAACAACCCAGAAATTCTCGGGGGGGGGTATAGAGTAAAACTGACCACACTAGGTGAAATCATAAAAATCAAAAATGGAAAAGATTGGAAAGCCTTAGGAAATGGGAATATACCTGTATATGGTAGTGGTGGGAAAATGAATGTTTTTGTAGATAAATATTCATATAATAAACCTACTGTACTAATTCCAAGAAAAGGTTCAATAGATAATGTATTTTATGTAGAGGAGCCATTTTGGAATGTGGATACTATTTTTTATACAGAAATAGATGATAAAAAAATTGTACCTAAGTATTTATATTATTTTATCGAAAATTATGATATAGCTAAGTTAAGTACAGATTCTACAAGACCAAGTCTTACACAGTCTATTTTGAATAAAGTAAAAATAGATTTACCACCTATAGAAATTCAAAACAAAGTTGTGGAAATCCTTGATAAATTTCAATCTTTACTTTCTGATACAAAAGGTTTGTTACCTAAGGAAATTGACCAAAGACAAAAGCAATATGAATATTATCGTGAAAAGCTCTTGACATTTGATATAGTAGACGGAACAATTTCTAGACAGACAGACAGACAGACAGACAGACAGACAGACAGACAGACAGACAGACAGACAGACAGACAGACAGACAGACAGACAGACAGACAGACAGACAGACAAATAATATCTAGCGATTATTTGGTTATATTGAAAGAAGCCGCGGATATTGTTGAGGTAAAATTATTTGATGTTGAGTGGAGAAGGTTAGAGAATTTATTGGATTATGAACAACCGACAAAATATATTGTTAAAACAACCAATTATAATGATAACTACAAAATTCCAGTTTTAACTGCTGGACAAACTTTTATACTTGGATTTACTGATGAAAATGAAGGGATTTACACAGCCGACGAAGAGAATCCAGTTATCATATTTGATGATTTTACAGCTGGAAACCATTGGGTAGACTTCAATTTTAAGGTTAAATCATCAGCAATGAAAATTTTGAAATCAAAAGAAAATATAAATTTTAGATATTGTTATTATTATATGCAAATGATTACTATTGATACTACGGAGCATAAGAGATTGTGGATTTCAAAATATTCCCAAATTCTAGTTCCATTACCTCCTCTACCAGTTCAAGAATATATTGTTTCTATTCTTGATAAGTTCGACGCTTTAATAAATGACTTGTCTAGCAGTATACCAAAAGAAATAGAGTTAAGGCAGAAACAATACGAATATTATAGAGCGAAACTATTAGATTTTAAAAAAGTTAACAGGTAA
- a CDS encoding type I restriction endonuclease subunit R yields MTGGIILANFEKDLKVKETAYQSEAELERQMIENLVSQGYERLIVKSNDELYTNLKFQIEKLNGVSFTKEEWARFLLEYLDAPNEGVIEKTRKVQENYIHDFVFDDGHLKNIKIIDKKNIHNNFLQVTNQIVVEGKKRNRYDVTILVNGLPLVHIELKKRGVNLHEAFNQIHRYSKESFNSGNSLYKYVQIFVISNGTYTRYFANTTAQNKNNYEFTCEWADAKNKVICDLEDFTKTFFEKRVVLEVLTKYCVFDVNNTLLIMRPYQIAATERILWKIKSSYEAKKAGRTEAGGFIWHTTGSGKTLTSFKVARLATTLDFIDKVFFVVDRKDLDYQTMKEYQRFQPDSVNGSKDTKELKRSIEKDDNRIVVTTIQKLNEFVKKNPIHEIYNKQCVFIFDECHRSQFGDAQKNIRKSFKNYYQFGFTGTPIFPENSLGGDTTSGIFGAQLHSYVITDAIRDGKVLKFKVDYNNITPKFKTAEKEEDEERLAKLENKMLLHPERITQITKHILKVFDTKTHRNEFYDLKHRRLNGFNAMLAVQSVEAAKLYYEEFERQQKRLPEEKRLKVATIYSFAANEEQRAIGEISEENFDISAMESTAKEFLDKVITDYNSYFKTNFSTNGNEFQNYYKDLSLKVKEKQVDLLIVVGMFLTGFDAPTLNTLFVDKNLKYHGLIQAFSRTNRILNKVKTFGNIVCFRNLEKATQDAIKTFGDENSINIILEKSYEEYIHGFKDEETGEIFRGYTDICNEIISKFSDPTEIVLEADKKEFAELFGELLKAENILKNFDEFESFEKIISDRQMQDMKSVYVDIRESVVNSNRNESFEGNQIDFSDVEFQIDLLKTDEINLDYILALIFEKSKENDDVENLKAEIRRVIRSSLGTRAKEELIMDFINSTRLSKLKNTDDILESFYSFAKKEKENNILSLVEEENLKEDSKRFIEKAISKGYVEYAGDELDRIIPPTSRRQGAREKKKESVLEKIRKIVEVFVGI; encoded by the coding sequence ATGACAGGCGGAATCATTTTAGCTAATTTTGAAAAAGATTTAAAAGTTAAAGAAACTGCATATCAGAGTGAAGCGGAACTGGAAAGACAAATGATTGAAAATTTGGTTTCTCAAGGGTATGAGAGACTTATAGTCAAATCAAATGATGAATTATATACAAATTTAAAATTTCAAATTGAAAAGTTGAATGGAGTTTCTTTTACAAAAGAAGAATGGGCCAGATTTCTGCTTGAATATTTAGATGCTCCAAATGAGGGGGTTATTGAAAAAACACGAAAAGTACAAGAAAATTATATCCATGATTTTGTATTTGATGACGGGCATTTGAAAAATATCAAAATTATCGACAAGAAAAATATTCATAATAATTTTCTGCAAGTTACCAATCAGATTGTTGTTGAAGGAAAAAAACGAAATCGCTATGATGTAACGATTTTGGTAAATGGGTTACCACTTGTTCATATAGAACTGAAAAAAAGAGGTGTGAATTTGCATGAAGCCTTTAATCAAATTCATAGATACAGTAAGGAAAGTTTTAACAGCGGAAATTCGTTATATAAATATGTTCAAATATTTGTGATTTCCAATGGGACGTATACAAGGTATTTCGCTAATACAACAGCTCAGAATAAAAATAATTACGAGTTTACTTGTGAATGGGCAGATGCAAAAAACAAAGTGATTTGTGACTTAGAGGACTTCACTAAGACATTTTTTGAAAAGCGTGTTGTTCTTGAAGTGCTTACAAAATATTGTGTATTTGATGTTAATAATACTCTTCTCATTATGCGTCCATATCAAATAGCAGCAACTGAACGGATTTTATGGAAGATAAAATCAAGTTATGAGGCGAAAAAAGCCGGCAGAACCGAAGCGGGGGGCTTTATTTGGCACACGACAGGTTCCGGTAAGACGCTCACGTCTTTTAAAGTAGCAAGACTTGCTACGACATTGGATTTTATTGATAAGGTGTTTTTTGTTGTAGACAGAAAAGACTTAGACTACCAAACAATGAAAGAATATCAAAGGTTTCAGCCGGATAGTGTAAATGGAAGTAAGGACACAAAAGAACTTAAAAGATCTATTGAAAAAGATGATAATCGTATTGTAGTTACTACAATTCAAAAATTAAATGAATTTGTAAAGAAAAATCCTATCCATGAAATTTATAATAAACAGTGTGTTTTTATATTTGATGAGTGTCATCGCTCTCAATTTGGAGATGCACAGAAAAACATACGAAAATCATTTAAAAATTATTACCAATTTGGATTTACGGGAACTCCAATTTTTCCGGAAAATTCTCTTGGTGGCGATACAACATCAGGTATATTTGGAGCACAGCTTCACAGCTATGTTATAACTGATGCTATTCGTGACGGCAAAGTGTTGAAATTCAAGGTGGATTATAACAATATTACACCGAAATTCAAAACTGCGGAGAAAGAGGAAGATGAAGAGAGATTAGCTAAACTGGAAAATAAAATGCTACTCCATCCTGAAAGAATTACTCAGATTACAAAGCATATCCTCAAAGTTTTTGATACGAAAACACATCGTAACGAGTTTTATGATTTGAAGCATAGAAGACTCAATGGATTTAACGCTATGCTTGCTGTGCAAAGTGTGGAAGCGGCAAAATTATATTATGAAGAATTTGAAAGACAACAGAAACGTTTGCCTGAAGAAAAAAGATTAAAAGTAGCTACTATTTACAGTTTTGCAGCAAATGAAGAGCAAAGAGCAATCGGAGAAATATCTGAAGAGAATTTTGATATTTCTGCCATGGAATCAACAGCAAAAGAATTTTTGGACAAGGTAATCACTGACTATAATAGTTACTTCAAAACTAATTTTTCCACAAATGGGAATGAGTTTCAAAATTATTACAAGGATCTATCGCTTAAAGTAAAAGAAAAACAAGTTGACTTGCTTATTGTAGTGGGAATGTTTTTAACGGGATTTGATGCCCCTACATTAAATACATTATTTGTTGATAAAAATCTGAAATATCACGGTCTTATTCAGGCGTTTTCAAGAACGAACCGTATTCTTAATAAAGTAAAAACATTTGGTAATATTGTTTGTTTCAGAAATCTAGAAAAAGCTACACAGGATGCGATTAAGACATTTGGTGATGAAAATAGTATAAATATTATTTTAGAAAAGAGCTATGAAGAGTATATTCATGGTTTTAAAGATGAGGAAACAGGCGAAATTTTTCGAGGTTACACGGATATATGTAATGAAATAATATCTAAATTTTCAGATCCGACTGAAATTGTTTTAGAAGCAGATAAAAAAGAATTTGCAGAGCTTTTCGGAGAGTTACTAAAAGCTGAAAATATCCTGAAAAATTTTGATGAATTTGAAAGTTTCGAAAAAATTATATCAGATAGACAGATGCAGGACATGAAGAGTGTTTATGTTGATATTAGGGAAAGTGTTGTAAATTCAAATCGTAATGAAAGTTTTGAAGGAAATCAAATTGATTTTTCTGATGTTGAGTTTCAAATTGATTTGCTTAAAACAGATGAAATAAATCTAGATTATATTTTGGCTTTGATATTTGAGAAGTCAAAAGAAAATGATGATGTGGAAAATTTAAAAGCTGAAATTCGCAGGGTAATCAGGTCTAGCCTTGGCACAAGAGCAAAAGAAGAATTGATTATGGACTTTATAAACAGCACAAGATTGTCTAAATTGAAAAATACTGATGATATTCTTGAGTCATTTTATAGTTTTGCAAAGAAAGAGAAGGAAAATAACATCCTATCTTTAGTTGAAGAAGAGAACTTGAAAGAAGACTCAAAACGATTTATAGAAAAGGCTATAAGTAAAGGATATGTTGAATATGCAGGGGATGAACTGGACCGTATTATTCCACCGACTTCACGAAGACAAGGCGCAAGGGAAAAGAAAAAAGAATCAGTATTAGAAAAAATAAGAAAAATTGTGGAAGTTTTTGTTGGAATTTAA
- a CDS encoding sugar transferase produces MRPKQSELYKFLICIFDILSVFLSIVLVGVLPNDDDLFSMTALTFALIHIATYYTSHFIERFDRKRFGTEIKAIVIYTVQYFLFTTMMLFLDKTMSLESRTKLVYFVMVHALILFVWHYILKKIRKHYFKHAKNLKKVMLITTFDRLDTVVHRMQKTDDWDGTISSVLLVDVVDRSNVKLPDYFAGASRVDMVTLDNFITRQVVDEAFIYLDAEYDLLVGELIPLFEESGIDVSVNITAFDISVEADRKLEQLSGFTVIKFSTKFYSYYGILMKRLIDILAAIVGLVITIPIAIVLIPLIKLDSKGPAIFAQERVGKNGRIFKFYKFRSMVVDAEARKAALMAENEMEGGMFKMEHDPRITRVGKFIRKTSLDELPQFFNVLIGDMSLIGTRPPTVEEYHQYTHKQKKRLSLKPGITGMWQVSGRSDIKNFEEVVKLDVEYIDNWSLWLDIKIILKTIKIVILGSGAR; encoded by the coding sequence ATGCGACCAAAGCAAAGTGAATTATATAAATTTTTAATCTGTATTTTTGATATTTTAAGTGTCTTTTTGAGTATTGTATTAGTGGGTGTTTTACCGAATGACGATGATTTGTTTAGCATGACGGCATTGACGTTTGCCCTAATTCATATCGCGACGTATTACACATCACATTTTATTGAACGATTTGACCGTAAGCGGTTCGGTACGGAGATCAAGGCTATCGTGATTTATACCGTACAATATTTCTTGTTTACGACAATGATGCTCTTTTTAGATAAAACGATGTCGTTAGAATCACGTACAAAACTCGTTTATTTCGTGATGGTACATGCCCTCATTTTATTTGTTTGGCATTACATTCTTAAAAAGATACGTAAACATTACTTCAAACACGCGAAAAACTTGAAAAAAGTAATGCTCATTACAACGTTTGATCGTCTAGATACGGTAGTGCATCGTATGCAAAAAACGGACGATTGGGACGGCACCATCTCTTCAGTTCTTTTAGTTGACGTCGTGGACCGTTCGAACGTGAAGTTGCCCGACTATTTCGCGGGTGCTAGCCGGGTGGATATGGTGACGCTTGATAATTTTATTACACGGCAGGTGGTGGATGAAGCCTTCATTTATTTGGATGCCGAGTATGATTTGCTCGTCGGCGAATTGATTCCGCTTTTTGAAGAATCCGGGATTGATGTGTCAGTGAACATTACTGCGTTCGATATATCGGTAGAGGCAGATCGCAAATTAGAACAATTATCTGGCTTTACCGTCATTAAATTTTCTACGAAATTTTACAGTTACTACGGGATATTGATGAAACGTCTAATTGATATTTTGGCAGCGATTGTAGGCTTAGTCATTACCATACCTATAGCCATTGTATTGATTCCGCTCATTAAATTGGATTCTAAAGGGCCAGCAATTTTTGCCCAAGAGCGTGTTGGTAAAAACGGACGTATTTTCAAATTTTACAAGTTTCGTTCCATGGTTGTGGATGCCGAAGCGCGTAAAGCTGCGTTAATGGCGGAAAACGAAATGGAAGGTGGCATGTTCAAAATGGAACATGACCCACGCATTACGCGTGTTGGTAAATTTATCCGTAAAACAAGTTTGGATGAACTACCACAATTTTTCAACGTCTTAATTGGCGATATGAGTTTAATTGGGACACGTCCACCAACAGTTGAAGAGTATCATCAATATACGCACAAACAAAAGAAACGCCTATCATTAAAACCGGGAATCACGGGTATGTGGCAAGTCAGCGGGCGTAGTGATATTAAAAACTTTGAAGAAGTTGTTAAATTGGACGTGGAATACATTGATAACTGGTCGTTATGGCTAGACATTAAAATTATTTTAAAAACAATTAAAATTGTTATTTTAGGAAGTGGAGCAAGATAG
- a CDS encoding flippase: protein MANKIKSVKFNFIMNFILTLSSIIFPLITFPYVSRILLPSGIGRIGFVTSIVAYFSMFGMLGIANYGIRECARVRDDEEKLSKTVKEIFLLNTVAMTLSTACYVVAIFTVPRLATDKTLFLINTLTLIFTLLGVEWVYKALEQYQFITIRSLVFKVLSLILMFVFVKQESDVITYGTITVLAAVGSNLLNFLNLKRVVTFHKHSSLDIKRHIKPTLSFFFLTVATVIYTNLDVVMLGFIHGNEAVGYYNAAVKIKSVLVTLVTSLGAVLLPRLSFYIENNNTAEFTRLTAKSLNFIMLSALPMTIYFIFYAQPGILFLSGAGYDPAVFPMMILMPTLVFIGLSNLIGIQIMVPMGKEQLLVRSVCYGAITDLIVNILLVPSMGVVGSAIGNLAAEFVVVCYQWFAVRHTMKAVVDKNNVMKILASVVLSSLLFIVPIKFGSPFITLLLSASVYFGVFFGMLLLFKESFTHEVIGKLLKRKRGDNHEG from the coding sequence GTGGCGAATAAAATAAAGTCGGTCAAATTTAATTTCATCATGAATTTTATTTTGACACTTTCATCAATTATTTTTCCATTAATTACATTCCCGTATGTGTCGCGCATTTTATTACCATCTGGGATTGGACGAATTGGTTTCGTGACAAGTATCGTTGCGTATTTTTCCATGTTTGGTATGTTAGGTATTGCCAATTACGGCATTCGTGAATGTGCTCGTGTGCGTGATGACGAGGAAAAACTATCCAAAACCGTTAAAGAGATTTTCCTATTGAATACAGTGGCGATGACGCTATCAACAGCATGTTACGTGGTGGCGATTTTTACCGTCCCTCGTTTAGCAACCGATAAAACGCTATTTTTAATCAATACCTTAACGCTCATTTTTACATTGTTAGGTGTGGAGTGGGTCTATAAAGCGTTGGAACAATATCAGTTCATCACCATTCGTTCACTTGTATTCAAAGTGTTGTCATTAATTTTAATGTTTGTATTTGTCAAACAAGAAAGTGATGTCATCACTTACGGGACGATTACCGTATTAGCGGCTGTTGGGTCAAATTTACTCAATTTTTTAAATTTAAAACGTGTTGTGACGTTTCACAAACACAGTTCGTTAGACATTAAGCGACACATTAAACCAACACTAAGTTTCTTTTTCTTAACCGTTGCGACCGTCATTTATACAAATCTTGATGTTGTCATGCTCGGGTTTATTCACGGCAATGAAGCGGTTGGTTACTACAATGCCGCCGTAAAAATTAAAAGTGTATTGGTAACACTCGTTACTTCTTTAGGTGCGGTGTTGTTACCCCGACTATCATTTTATATCGAAAACAACAATACAGCAGAATTTACACGATTGACGGCGAAGTCGCTTAATTTTATTATGCTTAGCGCGTTGCCGATGACCATCTATTTTATTTTTTATGCACAACCCGGTATTTTATTTTTGTCCGGAGCAGGATATGATCCGGCGGTATTCCCAATGATGATTTTAATGCCAACACTTGTTTTCATTGGGTTGTCGAATTTAATTGGTATTCAAATTATGGTGCCTATGGGTAAAGAGCAGTTACTAGTCCGTTCGGTATGTTATGGTGCGATTACAGATTTAATCGTCAATATTTTATTAGTACCATCTATGGGAGTTGTTGGGTCGGCTATTGGTAATTTAGCGGCAGAATTTGTTGTCGTGTGTTATCAATGGTTTGCGGTTCGCCACACCATGAAAGCTGTTGTCGACAAAAATAATGTGATGAAAATTTTGGCATCAGTTGTGCTAAGTTCGCTATTGTTTATTGTACCAATTAAATTTGGATCACCGTTTATCACACTATTGCTGTCGGCAAGTGTTTATTTCGGGGTGTTCTTTGGAATGTTACTTTTATTTAAAGAGTCATTTACACATGAGGTAATTGGCAAATTATTGAAACGAAAACGTGGAGACAATCATGAAGGATAA